From Callithrix jacchus isolate 240 chromosome 15, calJac240_pri, whole genome shotgun sequence, one genomic window encodes:
- the SETMAR gene encoding histone-lysine N-methyltransferase SETMAR isoform X2: protein MLPAAWKTYRWARGPRGPRRRPSSSLYCPLEKSNISCGNEKEPSMCGSAPSVFPSCKRLTLETMKMRLDKKQIRAIFLFEFKMGRKAAETTRNINNAFGPGTANERTVQWWFKKFCKGDESLEDEERSGRPSEVDNDHLRAIIEADPLTTTREVAEELNVNHSTVVRHLKQIGKVKKLDKWVPHELTENQKNRRFEVSSSLILRNNNEPFLDRIVTCDEKWILYDNRRRSAQWLDQEEAPKHFPKPILHQKKVMVTIWWSAAGLIHYSFLNPGETITSEKYAQEIDEMHQKLQRLPLALVNRKGPILLHDNARPHVIQPTLQKLNELGYEVLPHPPYSPDLLPTNYHIFKHLNNFLQGKRFHNQQDAENAFQEFIGSRSRDFYTTGINQLISRWQKCVDCNGSYFD from the exons ATGTTGCCTGCGGCCTGGAAAACTTACCGGTGGGCTCGTGGCCCCCGGGGACCGCGCCGGCGCCCTTCCAG TTCTCTGTACTGCCCCTTAGAAAAGTCGAACATCAGTTGTGGAAATGAGAAGGAACCCAGCATGTGTGGCTCAGCCCCTTCTGTGTTCCCCTCCTGCAAGCGATTAACCCTTGAG actatgAAAATGAGgctagacaaaaagcaaattcgAGCAATTTTCTTATTCGAGTTCAAAATGGGTCGTAAAGCAGCAGAGACAACTCGCAACATCAACAATGcatttggcccaggaactgctaatGAACGTACGGTGCAGTGgtggttcaagaagttttgcaaaggagacgagagccttgaagatgaggagCGTAGTGGCCGGCCATCGGAAGTTGATAACGACCACCTGAGAGCAATCATCGAAGCTGATCCTCTTACAACTACACGAGAAGTTGCTGAAGAACTCAACGTCAACCATTCTACAGTCGTTCGGCATTTGAAGCAGattggaaaggtgaaaaagctCGATAAGTGGGTGCCTCATGAGCTGACCGAAAATCAAAAAAATCGTCGTTTTGAAGTGTCATCTTCTCTTATTCTGCGCAATAACAACGAACCATTTCTCGATCGGATTGTGACATGTGATGAAAAGTGGATTTTATATGATAATCGGCGACGATCAGCTCAGTGGTTGGATCAAGAAGAAGCTCCGaagcacttcccaaagccaaTCTTGCACCAAAAAAAGGTCATGGTCACTATTTGGTGGTCTGCTGCCGGTCTGATccactacagctttctgaatcctgGTGAAACCATTACATCTGAGAAGTATGCTCAGGAAATCGATGAGATGCACCAAAAACTGCAACGCCTCCCACTGGCattggtcaacagaaagggccCAATTCTTCTCCACGACAATGCCCGACCACATGTCATACAACCCACACTTCAAAAGTTGAATGAATTGGGCTATGAAGTTTTGCCTCATCCGCCATATTCACCTGACCTCTTGCCAACCAACTACCACATCTTCAAGCATCTCAACAACTTTTTACAGGGAAAACGCTTCCACaaccagcaggatgcagaaaatgctttccaagagttcaTCGGATCCCGAAGCAGGGATTTTTACACTACAGGAATAAACCAACTTATTTCTCgttggcaaaaatgtgttgattgtaacggttcctattttgattaa
- the SETMAR gene encoding histone-lysine N-methyltransferase SETMAR isoform X1: MFSEASKKTRLCGMAEFEKKSEAPTEQLDVACGLENLPVGSWPPGTAPAPFQYTPDHVVGPGADIDPTQITFPGCICVKTPCLPGTCSCLRHGENYDDNSCLRDIGSGGKYAEPVFECNVLCRCSDHCRNRVVQKGLQFHFQVFKTHKKGWGLRTLEFIPKGRFVCEYAGEVLGFSEVQRRIHLQRNSDSNYIIAIREHVYNKQIIETFVDPTFIGNIGRFLNHSCEPNLLMIPVRIDSMVPKLALFAAKDIAPEEELSYDYSGRYLNLTGSEDKERLDNGKLRKPCYCGAKSCTAFLPFDSSLYCPLEKSNISCGNEKEPSMCGSAPSVFPSCKRLTLETMKMRLDKKQIRAIFLFEFKMGRKAAETTRNINNAFGPGTANERTVQWWFKKFCKGDESLEDEERSGRPSEVDNDHLRAIIEADPLTTTREVAEELNVNHSTVVRHLKQIGKVKKLDKWVPHELTENQKNRRFEVSSSLILRNNNEPFLDRIVTCDEKWILYDNRRRSAQWLDQEEAPKHFPKPILHQKKVMVTIWWSAAGLIHYSFLNPGETITSEKYAQEIDEMHQKLQRLPLALVNRKGPILLHDNARPHVIQPTLQKLNELGYEVLPHPPYSPDLLPTNYHIFKHLNNFLQGKRFHNQQDAENAFQEFIGSRSRDFYTTGINQLISRWQKCVDCNGSYFD, encoded by the exons ATGTTCTCGGAAGCGTCGAAGAAGACGCGGCTTTGTGGGATGGCGGAGTTTGAGAAGAAGTCTGAGGCCCCGACGGAGCAGCTGGATGTTGCCTGCGGCCTGGAAAACTTACCGGTGGGCTCGTGGCCCCCGGGGACCGCGCCGGCGCCCTTCCAG TACACTCCCGATCATGTAGTTGGACCTGGAGCAGACATTGACCCCACTCAAATAACCTTTCCTGGATGCATTTGTGTCAAAactccctgcctccctggcaCTTGCTCCTGTCTCCGCCATGGAGAGAACTATGATGATAATTCATGCCTTAGAGATATAGGATCTGGAGGAAAGTATGCCGAGCCTGTTTTTGAATGCAATGTCCTGTGCAGATGCAGTGACCACTGCAGAAACAGAGTGGTCCAGAAAGGCCTGCAGTTCCACTTCCAAGTGTTCAAGACGCATAAAAAAGGCTGGGGACTTCGCACCTTGGAATTTATACCAAAAGGAAGATTTGTCTGTGAATATGCTGGTGAGGTTTTAGGATTCTCTGAAGTTCAGAGAAGAATTCACTTACAAAGAAATTCTGACTCCAATTACATTATAGCCATCAGGGAACATGTTTATAATAAGCAGATAATAGAAACATTTGTCGACCCTACTTTTATAGGAAATATTGGAAGATTCCTTAATCATTCATGTGAGCCAAACCTATTGATGATTCCTGTCCGAATTGACTCAATGGTACCTAAGTTGGCACTTTTTGCAGCCAAAGACATTGCGCCAGAAGAAGAACTCTCTTATGATTATTCAGGAAGATACCTTAATCTAACAGGCAGTGAAGACAAAGAAAGGCTAGATAATGGGAAACTAAGAAAACCTTGTTACTGTGGTGCCAAATCATGTACTGCTTTCCTGCCTTTTGACAGTTCTCTGTACTGCCCCTTAGAAAAGTCGAACATCAGTTGTGGAAATGAGAAGGAACCCAGCATGTGTGGCTCAGCCCCTTCTGTGTTCCCCTCCTGCAAGCGATTAACCCTTGAG actatgAAAATGAGgctagacaaaaagcaaattcgAGCAATTTTCTTATTCGAGTTCAAAATGGGTCGTAAAGCAGCAGAGACAACTCGCAACATCAACAATGcatttggcccaggaactgctaatGAACGTACGGTGCAGTGgtggttcaagaagttttgcaaaggagacgagagccttgaagatgaggagCGTAGTGGCCGGCCATCGGAAGTTGATAACGACCACCTGAGAGCAATCATCGAAGCTGATCCTCTTACAACTACACGAGAAGTTGCTGAAGAACTCAACGTCAACCATTCTACAGTCGTTCGGCATTTGAAGCAGattggaaaggtgaaaaagctCGATAAGTGGGTGCCTCATGAGCTGACCGAAAATCAAAAAAATCGTCGTTTTGAAGTGTCATCTTCTCTTATTCTGCGCAATAACAACGAACCATTTCTCGATCGGATTGTGACATGTGATGAAAAGTGGATTTTATATGATAATCGGCGACGATCAGCTCAGTGGTTGGATCAAGAAGAAGCTCCGaagcacttcccaaagccaaTCTTGCACCAAAAAAAGGTCATGGTCACTATTTGGTGGTCTGCTGCCGGTCTGATccactacagctttctgaatcctgGTGAAACCATTACATCTGAGAAGTATGCTCAGGAAATCGATGAGATGCACCAAAAACTGCAACGCCTCCCACTGGCattggtcaacagaaagggccCAATTCTTCTCCACGACAATGCCCGACCACATGTCATACAACCCACACTTCAAAAGTTGAATGAATTGGGCTATGAAGTTTTGCCTCATCCGCCATATTCACCTGACCTCTTGCCAACCAACTACCACATCTTCAAGCATCTCAACAACTTTTTACAGGGAAAACGCTTCCACaaccagcaggatgcagaaaatgctttccaagagttcaTCGGATCCCGAAGCAGGGATTTTTACACTACAGGAATAAACCAACTTATTTCTCgttggcaaaaatgtgttgattgtaacggttcctattttgattaa
- the SETMAR gene encoding histone-lysine N-methyltransferase SETMAR isoform X3, whose translation MFSEASKKTRLCGMAEFEKKSEAPTEQLDVACGLENLPVGSWPPGTAPAPFQTMKMRLDKKQIRAIFLFEFKMGRKAAETTRNINNAFGPGTANERTVQWWFKKFCKGDESLEDEERSGRPSEVDNDHLRAIIEADPLTTTREVAEELNVNHSTVVRHLKQIGKVKKLDKWVPHELTENQKNRRFEVSSSLILRNNNEPFLDRIVTCDEKWILYDNRRRSAQWLDQEEAPKHFPKPILHQKKVMVTIWWSAAGLIHYSFLNPGETITSEKYAQEIDEMHQKLQRLPLALVNRKGPILLHDNARPHVIQPTLQKLNELGYEVLPHPPYSPDLLPTNYHIFKHLNNFLQGKRFHNQQDAENAFQEFIGSRSRDFYTTGINQLISRWQKCVDCNGSYFD comes from the exons ATGTTCTCGGAAGCGTCGAAGAAGACGCGGCTTTGTGGGATGGCGGAGTTTGAGAAGAAGTCTGAGGCCCCGACGGAGCAGCTGGATGTTGCCTGCGGCCTGGAAAACTTACCGGTGGGCTCGTGGCCCCCGGGGACCGCGCCGGCGCCCTTCCAG actatgAAAATGAGgctagacaaaaagcaaattcgAGCAATTTTCTTATTCGAGTTCAAAATGGGTCGTAAAGCAGCAGAGACAACTCGCAACATCAACAATGcatttggcccaggaactgctaatGAACGTACGGTGCAGTGgtggttcaagaagttttgcaaaggagacgagagccttgaagatgaggagCGTAGTGGCCGGCCATCGGAAGTTGATAACGACCACCTGAGAGCAATCATCGAAGCTGATCCTCTTACAACTACACGAGAAGTTGCTGAAGAACTCAACGTCAACCATTCTACAGTCGTTCGGCATTTGAAGCAGattggaaaggtgaaaaagctCGATAAGTGGGTGCCTCATGAGCTGACCGAAAATCAAAAAAATCGTCGTTTTGAAGTGTCATCTTCTCTTATTCTGCGCAATAACAACGAACCATTTCTCGATCGGATTGTGACATGTGATGAAAAGTGGATTTTATATGATAATCGGCGACGATCAGCTCAGTGGTTGGATCAAGAAGAAGCTCCGaagcacttcccaaagccaaTCTTGCACCAAAAAAAGGTCATGGTCACTATTTGGTGGTCTGCTGCCGGTCTGATccactacagctttctgaatcctgGTGAAACCATTACATCTGAGAAGTATGCTCAGGAAATCGATGAGATGCACCAAAAACTGCAACGCCTCCCACTGGCattggtcaacagaaagggccCAATTCTTCTCCACGACAATGCCCGACCACATGTCATACAACCCACACTTCAAAAGTTGAATGAATTGGGCTATGAAGTTTTGCCTCATCCGCCATATTCACCTGACCTCTTGCCAACCAACTACCACATCTTCAAGCATCTCAACAACTTTTTACAGGGAAAACGCTTCCACaaccagcaggatgcagaaaatgctttccaagagttcaTCGGATCCCGAAGCAGGGATTTTTACACTACAGGAATAAACCAACTTATTTCTCgttggcaaaaatgtgttgattgtaacggttcctattttgattaa